A single region of the Candidatus Margulisiibacteriota bacterium genome encodes:
- the lnt gene encoding apolipoprotein N-acyltransferase: protein MKYFLSTMVGFLLAVTFFKELYLLVPLLLVFIIVYLLKNKDFYKRKEFLLGIVAFVVTHNHWYLSLNPWVGINNAILIWLGISLYFCLVWYVFFYLLKYLLRIPKGYFLIPVYWTAFEWLLSQGVFGYPFMSLYLTQAGSPFQWLAYSIIHSYSISLYLLSISTIIALIITKKITSKLNIVLFALLFFIMFVVATDSYLNKTEVYAKSIHVSIIQPNIKQSDKTNEKLFNEHLEKYLGLINLVIEEEPETDIVILPENIIPALWEDTIKDRLCFSTNLENRLCVFGQPVKRENRIYNAMLFYKQGHYVAEYHKRQLVPFGEYWPILSDWISLSEMVYYSPGGEMNSPISIQSLKIAPFVCFESAFPHFSNSLRQFHLGVVITNDAWFNRNFRLLHLRTAQFRATESFSSFAYSANNGISTLINANGKIVSVLPDQKTGYISAKMGLPTSGPKLIQILFFYLPIWFFCLLVILLIKKEDN, encoded by the coding sequence ATGAAATATTTTTTATCTACAATGGTTGGTTTTTTATTAGCAGTAACTTTCTTTAAAGAGCTCTATTTATTAGTCCCCTTACTTTTGGTTTTTATAATTGTTTATCTTTTAAAGAATAAAGATTTTTATAAAAGAAAAGAGTTTTTGCTCGGAATAGTAGCTTTTGTTGTAACCCATAATCATTGGTATTTATCATTAAACCCTTGGGTAGGGATAAATAATGCAATCTTAATCTGGCTTGGGATAAGCCTATACTTCTGTTTAGTGTGGTATGTGTTTTTTTATTTGCTCAAGTATCTATTAAGAATACCCAAGGGATATTTTTTGATACCAGTTTATTGGACTGCCTTTGAATGGCTTCTTTCGCAAGGAGTCTTCGGTTATCCTTTTATGTCACTTTATTTAACTCAGGCAGGTTCACCCTTTCAATGGTTAGCGTATTCTATAATCCACTCTTACTCAATAAGCTTATATTTATTAAGCATCTCTACAATTATTGCACTTATTATCACCAAAAAAATTACGTCCAAGTTAAACATTGTTTTGTTTGCTCTGTTGTTTTTTATAATGTTTGTCGTTGCAACTGATTCTTACTTAAATAAGACAGAAGTTTATGCAAAAAGCATTCATGTTTCCATAATTCAGCCAAATATTAAGCAATCCGATAAAACAAACGAGAAACTCTTCAATGAACATCTCGAGAAGTATTTAGGATTAATTAATTTAGTAATCGAGGAAGAGCCAGAGACAGATATCGTTATCCTTCCTGAAAATATTATTCCTGCCCTATGGGAGGATACTATCAAGGACAGACTGTGTTTTTCGACAAACCTAGAAAACCGTCTATGTGTTTTTGGTCAACCCGTGAAGAGAGAAAATCGAATCTATAATGCAATGCTTTTTTACAAGCAAGGTCATTACGTAGCTGAATATCACAAAAGACAGCTGGTGCCTTTCGGGGAGTACTGGCCCATTCTCTCTGATTGGATAAGTTTATCTGAGATGGTTTATTACTCTCCAGGAGGGGAAATGAACTCTCCAATAAGCATTCAGAGCTTGAAAATAGCTCCTTTTGTGTGTTTTGAGTCTGCCTTTCCACATTTTTCTAATTCTTTAAGGCAGTTTCATTTAGGAGTTGTCATCACAAATGATGCTTGGTTTAATCGGAACTTTAGATTGTTGCATCTCCGAACAGCGCAGTTTAGAGCTACAGAAAGCTTTTCTTCATTTGCGTACAGTGCAAATAACGGAATAAGCACTTTAATTAACGCTAATGGCAAGATAGTTTCTGTTTTGCCAGATCAAAAAACAGGATATATTTCTGCAAAAATGGGTCTGCCAACTTCTGGACCTAAATTGATTCAGATATTATTCTTTTATTTACCAATTTGGTTTTTTTGTTTGTTAGTAATTCTTTTAATCAAAAAGGAGGATAATTAA
- the hisIE gene encoding bifunctional phosphoribosyl-AMP cyclohydrolase/phosphoribosyl-ATP diphosphatase HisIE yields the protein MTDIPTLKFDKNGLLPVVAQSYLTGKVLMQAYVNKEAIEQTVLSNYATYFSRSRNELWLKGETSGNKQKIVDILVDCDEDSLIYLVEEAGPACHTNNETCFFRDISFKETEKPAVFSIFTDLYKKLETRKAEMPEGSYVTSLFKKGSDKIIQKVGEEAVETVIALKNKNKEEIIYESADLIFHLLLGLVDAGVNLTAVQEELIKRYK from the coding sequence ATGACAGATATTCCAACTTTAAAATTTGATAAAAATGGTCTTTTACCAGTAGTAGCACAAAGCTATTTGACTGGCAAAGTTTTGATGCAAGCCTATGTTAATAAAGAAGCAATAGAACAGACAGTTCTTTCAAATTATGCCACTTACTTTTCACGAAGCCGAAACGAACTATGGCTCAAAGGTGAAACCTCTGGCAATAAACAAAAAATTGTAGATATTTTGGTTGATTGTGATGAGGATAGCCTTATTTATTTAGTTGAAGAAGCTGGACCAGCTTGCCATACAAATAACGAAACGTGTTTTTTTCGTGATATTTCTTTTAAGGAAACCGAAAAGCCAGCTGTGTTTTCAATCTTTACAGATTTATACAAAAAACTAGAAACAAGAAAAGCAGAAATGCCAGAAGGTTCCTATGTTACATCGTTGTTCAAGAAAGGTTCAGATAAAATCATTCAAAAAGTAGGCGAAGAAGCAGTTGAAACTGTTATCGCTTTAAAGAACAAAAACAAAGAAGAAATAATTTACGAATCAGCTGATTTAATTTTTCATCTCTTACTGGGACTTGTGGATGCTGGTGTTAACCTAACGGCTGTACAAGAAGAACTTATTAAAAGATACAAATAA
- a CDS encoding HAD hydrolase-like protein produces MKNKNLLVFDIDGTIINTEKSYLEAIKLTVEHFIHQELDRKKIAQIKALPGFNNDWIAAYALINAELTGKDILDFKEKSLSQQIDFTEIKEIFQSYYLGNTLYQEIEGTNPKINVPSGLWEAETLLFTVEQLTELYATFGPLKIITGRTHKEAMHAIKHFQLEHLFDQVISVEDISDKWFSKHEELVKFGKDKQNPVLFYQIADISSYDCIYYLGDGVSDMQLAYNASPALTVFGIHLLEAFKKEQRIDIMNKTSAFSPYKTFATATEVYSFLLKA; encoded by the coding sequence ATGAAAAATAAAAACCTCTTAGTTTTTGATATAGACGGAACAATTATCAATACAGAAAAGTCTTACCTAGAAGCGATCAAGCTGACAGTGGAACATTTTATCCATCAAGAACTAGATAGAAAAAAAATAGCTCAAATTAAAGCGCTCCCTGGATTTAATAATGACTGGATTGCTGCTTATGCCTTAATTAATGCAGAGTTAACCGGAAAGGATATCCTTGATTTTAAAGAAAAGTCGCTAAGTCAACAAATTGACTTTACCGAGATCAAAGAAATTTTCCAGAGTTATTATCTAGGCAATACCTTATACCAAGAAATAGAAGGAACCAATCCTAAAATTAATGTCCCCAGCGGGCTCTGGGAAGCAGAAACCTTGCTTTTTACTGTAGAGCAACTAACGGAGCTCTATGCTACGTTTGGTCCATTGAAAATAATTACCGGCAGGACACACAAAGAAGCAATGCATGCTATTAAACACTTTCAACTAGAGCATTTATTTGATCAAGTAATCAGTGTTGAAGATATTTCCGACAAATGGTTTAGTAAACATGAAGAACTAGTTAAATTTGGTAAGGATAAACAAAACCCTGTTTTGTTTTATCAAATAGCAGATATTAGCTCCTACGACTGTATTTATTATCTAGGTGACGGAGTGAGCGATATGCAGTTAGCTTACAATGCAAGTCCAGCTTTAACAGTTTTTGGAATACATCTTTTAGAAGCTTTTAAAAAAGAACAACGAATAGACATCATGAACAAAACTTCTGCTTTTTCTCCTTATAAAACATTTGCAACAGCTACGGAAGTTTATTCTTTCTTACTAAAAGCTTAG
- the purS gene encoding phosphoribosylformylglycinamidine synthase subunit PurS, protein MFKVKVEVMLKDDVLDPQGKTVSRSLDHLGYKGLSHMKIGKYIEFMIDNNDEATVRAQVEKMSKEVLSNPVIEKYEFYMERV, encoded by the coding sequence ATGTTTAAAGTAAAAGTAGAAGTTATGTTAAAGGACGATGTTTTAGACCCACAGGGCAAAACAGTTAGCCGTTCACTAGACCATTTAGGATATAAAGGTTTATCTCATATGAAAATAGGAAAATATATTGAGTTTATGATCGACAACAATGACGAGGCTACTGTAAGAGCTCAAGTTGAGAAAATGTCTAAGGAAGTTCTTTCCAATCCAGTAATTGAAAAATATGAATTTTATATGGAAAGGGTCTAA
- a CDS encoding phosphatase — protein MNIIADLHLHTVASQHAYSTITEYAKHALKNNLSVIGVTDHAPAMTDGPHEYYFMNLRIIPDYLAGVRILKGVELNILDDEGTIDLRSTILSTLDFAIASYHPGTSPAYYTKQQFTNGYLKAMDKNKVIILGHIDNPVVPFDYEQVLIKAKEKNVLIELNNSSYGGYIRPGSYEIGKQILILAKKIGNKIILNSDAHFHQQVGVVDKSIQLAREVGYPEDLIVNTNINLLKEVFNV, from the coding sequence ATGAACATTATTGCCGACCTACACTTACATACTGTTGCTAGTCAACATGCTTACTCCACAATTACAGAATATGCTAAACATGCTCTGAAAAACAATCTGAGCGTTATTGGCGTTACTGATCACGCACCAGCCATGACAGATGGACCACACGAATATTACTTTATGAACTTAAGAATAATCCCAGATTATCTAGCAGGTGTCCGTATCTTGAAAGGTGTTGAACTAAACATCCTAGATGACGAAGGTACAATCGACTTACGGAGTACAATTTTATCAACTTTGGACTTTGCAATTGCCAGCTATCACCCTGGTACTTCGCCTGCTTATTATACAAAGCAGCAGTTTACTAATGGCTATCTTAAAGCAATGGATAAAAACAAAGTAATAATCCTAGGTCATATTGATAATCCAGTTGTCCCGTTTGATTATGAACAAGTTCTTATTAAAGCCAAAGAAAAAAATGTGTTAATTGAGTTAAATAACTCTTCATATGGTGGTTATATCAGGCCAGGTTCTTATGAGATAGGAAAACAAATCTTAATACTTGCCAAGAAAATTGGTAATAAGATTATCTTAAATAGTGATGCTCATTTTCATCAACAAGTGGGTGTTGTAGATAAATCAATTCAGCTTGCAAGAGAAGTTGGTTACCCAGAAGATTTGATTGTAAACACAAATATCAATTTATTAAAGGAAGTGTTCAATGTTTGA
- a CDS encoding glutamate-5-semialdehyde dehydrogenase: MSDVLQKSQQAKEISKFLITVSTELKNKGLQAMADALREQQQLIISANKKDLLQGEKDNIGKALLDRLALNEQRIEDMAVGLEIVINLPDPINEVMEEWDRPNGLNISKIRVPIGVIAIIYEARPNVTVDAAGLTLKTSNAVVLRGSSSAINSNKAIVSVLNKALVSAGFPLNTINLIEHTSRETVTELVTLKQYIDLVIPRGGAGLINAVVNSSTVPCIETGIGNCHVFIDSSAKIDKAIQIAINAKVQRPSVCNAAESLLIHQDVANKVLPSIIKEYFANAVEIYGCAQTRKFSDKILPATDKEYATEFSDYKISIKIVDSVDEAISHIDKFGTRHTEAIVSENKESIALFSNKVDASSIMINASTRFTDGFEFGFGAEIGISTQKMHARGPMGLKELTTYKYVVTGDGQVRE; the protein is encoded by the coding sequence ATGTCTGATGTTTTACAAAAAAGCCAACAAGCAAAAGAAATCTCTAAATTTTTAATAACTGTTTCCACTGAACTAAAAAATAAAGGACTACAAGCAATGGCTGATGCCCTAAGAGAGCAGCAACAGCTTATTATTTCAGCAAACAAGAAGGATTTACTGCAAGGCGAAAAAGATAATATTGGCAAAGCGTTATTAGATAGACTGGCTCTTAACGAACAACGCATCGAAGATATGGCTGTTGGACTTGAGATAGTTATTAATTTACCAGATCCCATCAATGAAGTAATGGAAGAATGGGATAGACCAAATGGACTAAATATTTCAAAAATTAGAGTTCCCATTGGCGTAATAGCAATTATTTACGAAGCTAGACCAAATGTAACAGTAGATGCTGCAGGACTCACATTGAAGACTTCTAATGCAGTAGTGTTACGAGGTTCTTCTTCGGCAATAAACTCCAACAAAGCCATTGTAAGTGTTTTAAATAAAGCATTAGTTTCTGCAGGCTTTCCTCTTAATACGATAAATCTGATCGAACATACTTCCAGAGAAACAGTTACCGAGTTAGTAACACTTAAACAATATATCGACCTTGTAATACCAAGAGGTGGTGCAGGATTAATAAATGCTGTGGTTAATTCCTCAACTGTTCCATGTATTGAAACTGGAATTGGGAATTGTCATGTTTTTATTGATAGTTCAGCAAAGATAGACAAAGCAATTCAGATTGCCATCAACGCTAAGGTCCAGCGACCAAGTGTTTGCAATGCTGCTGAATCATTATTAATACATCAAGATGTTGCTAATAAAGTGTTGCCTTCTATTATTAAAGAATATTTTGCAAATGCTGTTGAAATTTATGGATGTGCTCAAACAAGGAAATTTTCTGATAAAATACTTCCTGCAACTGATAAGGAATATGCCACAGAGTTTTCTGATTACAAGATTTCTATTAAAATAGTTGATAGTGTGGACGAAGCAATTTCGCATATAGATAAGTTTGGAACAAGACACACTGAAGCTATTGTGTCTGAAAATAAAGAATCTATAGCTTTGTTTAGCAATAAAGTTGATGCTTCATCAATTATGATTAATGCCTCAACAAGGTTTACAGATGGGTTTGAGTTTGGCTTTGGTGCAGAGATTGGGATAAGTACGCAAAAAATGCATGCAAGAGGTCCTATGGGACTTAAAGAACTTACTACCTACAAATATGTTGTTACGGGTGACGGACAAGTAAGAGAATAG